One stretch of Pararhizobium qamdonense DNA includes these proteins:
- a CDS encoding lysylphosphatidylglycerol synthase domain-containing protein → MNAGEDASRGSWLVRNRMTVLSLVAVIAYAAFIQWFWGWPVLLRQWAGIGLLPVISALVLLVGTYFIRCYRIYDYFPNETRGRFLALLRVTQVHNLLNIMLPFRAGETSFPILMRSEFAVPLTRSTSALLLMRLLDLHALFAAAGIGLIIGRDDQALGWSLWGLFLVSPLALFLLKGHALAVLQKHLPQKLGRLLVEVEAGLPANALVFVRAWLMTVLNWSTKVAVLAWVLATMGVLPLAASFGGALGGELSSVLPVHAPAGVGTYPAGITAGAISFGAPAKGAAFDLLASASVNAHLLIVVSAVAGTLLSILLSPRR, encoded by the coding sequence ATGAATGCAGGAGAGGATGCCAGCCGGGGCTCATGGCTTGTCCGCAACCGCATGACCGTCCTCTCGCTTGTGGCCGTCATCGCCTATGCGGCTTTTATCCAGTGGTTCTGGGGCTGGCCCGTTCTGTTGCGGCAATGGGCCGGGATCGGCCTTCTCCCCGTCATCTCTGCGCTTGTGCTTCTGGTCGGCACCTATTTTATCCGCTGCTACCGGATCTACGATTATTTTCCCAATGAGACCCGCGGCCGTTTCCTGGCGCTGCTGCGCGTCACGCAGGTGCACAATCTTCTCAACATCATGCTGCCTTTCCGGGCCGGCGAAACCAGCTTTCCGATCCTGATGCGCTCGGAATTTGCAGTTCCGCTGACGCGCAGCACCTCCGCACTCCTCCTTATGCGGCTGCTCGATCTGCACGCGCTGTTTGCGGCTGCAGGTATCGGCCTCATCATCGGCCGCGACGATCAGGCGCTGGGCTGGTCGCTCTGGGGGCTTTTCCTGGTGTCGCCACTGGCGCTGTTTCTGCTGAAAGGCCATGCGCTCGCTGTTCTGCAAAAGCACTTGCCGCAAAAACTCGGCCGGTTGCTGGTCGAGGTCGAGGCTGGACTACCGGCCAATGCGCTGGTTTTCGTCAGGGCGTGGCTGATGACGGTTCTCAACTGGTCGACAAAGGTTGCAGTGCTCGCCTGGGTGCTGGCCACCATGGGCGTGCTTCCGCTTGCCGCCAGCTTCGGCGGTGCGCTCGGCGGCGAACTGTCATCGGTCTTGCCGGTGCATGCCCCCGCCGGTGTCGGCACCTATCCGGCGGGTATTACTGCAGGGGCCATCTCGTTCGGCGCGCCAGCCAAGGGCGCGGCCTTCGATCTGCTGGCGAGCGCCAGCGTCAATGCGCATTTGCTGATCGTCGTGTCGGCGGTTGCCGGCACGCTTCTCTCGATCCTTCTGTCGCCGCGCCGCTGA
- a CDS encoding glycosyltransferase family 2 protein, whose protein sequence is MEANRAVTDSAPPVELSVVVPIYNEEESVGPLVARIREAMANFDKPWELILVNDGSTDGTLVSARKELTSGLRLKIVELQRNFGQTAAMQAGIDLASGRLIATLDGDLQNDPRDIPAMVKAIEERELDLLVGWRKNRQDGLLLRKIPSWCANALIGKITGVKLHDYGCSLKIYQASIIKQVKLMGEMHRFIPAWVAGVVPSSRIGEMPVTHHARQHGTSKYGISRTFRVILDLLSVLFFMRYKARPGHFFGSIGLFAGGLSALILFYLFIDKFLLGNDIGTRPMLIVGVMLFLSSVQLITTGILAEMMARLYSGENDSPPYIVRKVFERDRTDTAS, encoded by the coding sequence TTGGAAGCGAATAGGGCCGTGACCGATAGCGCGCCGCCGGTCGAGCTGTCCGTCGTCGTGCCGATCTACAATGAGGAAGAAAGTGTCGGACCGCTGGTGGCCCGCATCCGGGAAGCCATGGCAAATTTCGACAAGCCCTGGGAGCTCATTCTCGTCAATGACGGCAGCACCGACGGCACGCTGGTCAGCGCCCGCAAGGAATTGACAAGCGGCCTGCGGCTGAAGATCGTCGAACTCCAGCGCAATTTCGGCCAGACCGCCGCCATGCAGGCCGGTATCGACCTTGCATCCGGCCGGTTGATCGCCACGCTCGACGGCGATTTGCAGAACGATCCGCGCGACATTCCGGCGATGGTCAAGGCGATCGAGGAGCGTGAACTCGACCTGCTCGTCGGCTGGCGCAAGAACCGCCAGGACGGCCTGCTGCTGCGCAAAATCCCCTCCTGGTGTGCCAATGCCCTGATCGGCAAGATCACCGGGGTGAAACTGCACGATTATGGCTGCAGCCTGAAGATCTACCAGGCCTCGATCATCAAGCAGGTCAAGCTGATGGGCGAGATGCACCGTTTCATTCCGGCCTGGGTCGCGGGCGTGGTGCCGAGCAGCCGCATCGGCGAAATGCCGGTCACCCACCATGCACGCCAGCACGGAACGTCGAAATACGGGATTTCCCGCACGTTCCGGGTCATTCTCGACCTGCTGTCAGTGCTGTTCTTCATGCGCTACAAGGCGCGGCCGGGGCACTTCTTCGGTTCGATCGGACTTTTCGCCGGTGGTCTGAGCGCCCTCATCCTGTTCTACCTGTTCATCGACAAGTTTCTGCTCGGCAACGATATCGGCACGAGACCGATGCTGATCGTCGGCGTCATGCTGTTTTTATCCTCCGTGCAGCTGATCACCACCGGCATCCTCGCCGAAATGATGGCACGCCTCTATTCCGGTGAAAACGACAGTCCACCCTATATCGTGCGCAAGGTTTTTGAACGCGACAGAACGGATACGGCAAGCTGA